The following proteins are co-located in the Streptomyces sp. DT2A-34 genome:
- a CDS encoding ATP-binding protein — translation MPETEPWEYTLYIPNDVRAVTVSRRTLRLILTMHGLIGLVGTAELLATELVANAVRHTKGPAALRVRWSAGVLRIGAWGADPEPPEPPRELAQLGEAEEGRGLAMVRACSDLWGWQPLTRHGNRGKYVWCELTSAA, via the coding sequence ATGCCCGAAACCGAACCCTGGGAGTACACGCTCTACATCCCGAACGATGTCCGAGCCGTCACCGTCTCCCGCCGCACCCTCCGCCTGATCCTCACCATGCACGGCCTCATCGGCCTGGTGGGCACCGCCGAACTCCTCGCGACCGAGCTGGTCGCCAACGCCGTACGTCACACCAAGGGGCCCGCGGCCCTGCGTGTGCGCTGGTCGGCCGGTGTGCTGCGGATCGGGGCGTGGGGCGCGGATCCGGAACCGCCGGAGCCGCCCCGGGAGTTGGCCCAGCTTGGGGAGGCGGAGGAGGGGCGGGGGTTGGCGATGGTCCGGGCCTGTTCGGATCTGTGGGGGTGGCAGCCGCTGACCAGACACGGCAACCGGGGCAAGTACGTGTGGTGCGAACTGACTTCGGCGGCGTGA
- a CDS encoding helix-turn-helix transcriptional regulator, producing the protein MSQRRGPTARQMRLATELRRLRQAAGLTAIEAAAQLGVNRVQMSQIESGLVGVSEERVRRLASHYACTDKEFIDALAAMTTDRTRGWWEEYRGLLPKSFLDLSELEHHARFQHHVAILYVPGLLQTEDYARAVFSSRLPELTDEELELRIQHRKARQEITIPYKAVIHEAALRIRVSDRATSKAQLARLLELSEADHITLRVIPFNLDGFATASSTMTYVGGPLPKLDTVVRDAPHGSILIDAEAQLNTYRTRFRMVEAVSLESDQSRDFIHRLATEL; encoded by the coding sequence ATGTCCCAGCGGCGCGGACCAACAGCACGTCAGATGCGCCTGGCGACCGAACTGCGCAGGCTCCGCCAGGCGGCGGGACTCACCGCCATCGAAGCAGCAGCACAACTCGGGGTGAATCGCGTCCAGATGAGCCAGATCGAATCCGGACTCGTGGGCGTGAGCGAGGAGCGAGTACGCCGCCTCGCATCCCACTACGCCTGTACGGACAAGGAGTTCATCGACGCCTTGGCCGCGATGACCACCGATCGGACCCGCGGCTGGTGGGAAGAGTACCGGGGCCTGTTGCCCAAGTCCTTCCTGGACTTGTCCGAGTTGGAGCACCACGCCCGGTTCCAACACCACGTGGCCATCCTGTACGTGCCGGGCCTCCTGCAGACGGAGGACTACGCCCGTGCCGTCTTCTCGTCGAGGCTGCCCGAACTCACCGACGAAGAGCTTGAGTTGCGCATCCAACACCGAAAGGCACGCCAGGAGATCACCATCCCGTACAAGGCAGTGATCCACGAGGCGGCGCTTCGCATCAGGGTCAGCGACCGTGCCACCTCGAAGGCCCAGCTCGCCCGGCTCCTTGAGCTCTCAGAAGCGGACCACATTACTTTGCGCGTCATCCCCTTCAACCTGGACGGCTTCGCCACAGCCTCAAGCACGATGACGTACGTGGGTGGGCCCCTGCCCAAGCTGGACACAGTGGTGCGGGACGCGCCCCATGGCTCGATCCTCATCGATGCCGAGGCCCAGCTCAACACCTATCGAACGCGCTTCCGTATGGTGGAGGCCGTATCACTCGAATCGGACCAGTCCCGTGACTTCATCCACCGGCTGGCAACAGAGCTGTGA
- a CDS encoding DUF397 domain-containing protein: MDNWRKSSYSGEGDGNECVEIANSPTHVAVRDSKAPADRILTFPTGAFTPFIEALKSAHSTVTDFARFRG, encoded by the coding sequence ATGGACAACTGGCGGAAGTCGTCCTACTCCGGCGAGGGCGACGGCAACGAATGTGTGGAAATAGCCAACTCCCCCACCCACGTAGCCGTACGCGACTCCAAGGCCCCGGCCGACCGCATCCTCACTTTCCCGACCGGAGCCTTCACCCCCTTCATCGAGGCCCTAAAGTCGGCTCACTCCACCGTCACCGACTTCGCCAGGTTCCGAGGCTGA